The Gemmatimonadaceae bacterium genome includes a window with the following:
- a CDS encoding ABC transporter permease has translation MDSIAQDIRFAFRSLAKSPTFTAAATICVALGIAANVFIWTPLNTLLVRPMPFADSERVMHLSMWRTTGERHTYGSWSYDDYRDVAELPGTFAAVGASLAGTWNVGGMEQPERVNGSRVSASLFPMLGLRAERGRFIRPDEEEAGRVAVISSGLWERRFASDPNVVGRSVLIDGEAHTIVGVMQRGVRYPEQDDLWLPLAPASMRGHRDARAYQVAARLAPGVTVAQADARVAALMRQNALRYPTTNSEWSSWIVPGNDLVAREVRAIFLIMLGAVGFVLLIACANVANLLLARGASRHREVAVRMAVGASRARIVRQLLTESILLSIGGGVLGLLVGAWSVEFFTQRMMPTTVPYWMTFDVDRTVVLVTTATTLLTGLVFGAVPAWQLSRPALGETLKDAGGRGGSGTAKVGRTRATLVVTELSLSLVLLVGAGLMVKSFLQTMQADLGFATENLLTFDLAPTGARYATDSARAAFRAVLDERLRAIPGVADVGTIDRQLVADCCRESPYYPEGKEYREGGAPSASLLRVSPSYLSTLRVPVRRGRPIAEDEARIDAPVVMIDEMLAQREWPGESPIGKLLVVGAPTAAPRTVIGVVPNLVTRSVMDRRRPQLIVPLPPGAAGSTGIAVRGIADAAALTAAVRAAVTSIDPDLPLARLATMDFVVRDRMFQPRVFGSMFAVFAIAALLLATIGLYGVMSYLVAQRTRELGVRIALGATAGDVMRLVLRGALRLIGIGFAIGIPAAVVLSQLLRGALYRVSATDPITLIGVSLTLGAVALLASWIPARRATRVDPVRALRAD, from the coding sequence ATGGACTCCATCGCGCAGGACATTCGCTTCGCCTTCCGCTCGCTGGCCAAGTCACCGACGTTCACGGCGGCGGCGACCATCTGCGTGGCGCTCGGCATTGCGGCGAACGTCTTCATCTGGACGCCGCTCAACACGCTGCTCGTGCGCCCCATGCCGTTCGCCGACTCGGAACGGGTGATGCACCTGAGCATGTGGCGCACCACGGGTGAGCGGCACACGTACGGGAGCTGGTCGTACGACGACTACCGCGATGTGGCGGAGCTGCCCGGCACCTTCGCCGCCGTGGGGGCGAGCCTCGCGGGCACGTGGAACGTGGGTGGGATGGAGCAACCGGAGCGCGTGAACGGGTCGCGCGTGTCGGCGTCGCTCTTCCCGATGCTGGGGCTGCGCGCCGAGCGGGGGCGCTTCATCCGCCCCGACGAGGAGGAGGCGGGGCGCGTCGCGGTGATCAGCTCGGGGCTGTGGGAACGGCGCTTTGCCTCGGACCCGAACGTGGTGGGGCGCAGCGTGCTGATCGACGGCGAGGCGCATACCATCGTTGGGGTGATGCAACGCGGGGTGCGCTACCCGGAACAGGACGACCTCTGGCTCCCGCTGGCGCCGGCCTCGATGCGCGGGCATCGCGACGCGCGCGCATATCAGGTGGCGGCGCGCCTCGCGCCCGGGGTCACGGTCGCGCAGGCTGACGCGCGCGTGGCGGCGCTGATGCGCCAGAACGCCCTCCGTTATCCAACGACCAACAGCGAGTGGAGCTCGTGGATCGTCCCGGGGAACGACCTCGTCGCACGCGAGGTGAGGGCGATCTTCCTCATCATGCTCGGCGCGGTGGGCTTCGTGCTGCTGATTGCCTGTGCCAACGTGGCCAACCTCCTGCTGGCGCGCGGCGCCTCGCGGCACCGCGAGGTGGCAGTGCGGATGGCGGTGGGGGCATCGCGCGCCCGGATCGTGCGACAGCTACTCACCGAGAGCATCCTCCTCTCGATTGGCGGCGGGGTGCTGGGGCTCCTGGTGGGGGCGTGGAGCGTGGAGTTCTTCACGCAGCGGATGATGCCGACCACCGTCCCGTACTGGATGACGTTCGACGTGGACCGGACGGTGGTGCTCGTGACCACGGCGACGACGCTGCTGACGGGACTCGTCTTCGGCGCCGTCCCGGCGTGGCAGCTCTCGCGTCCCGCGTTAGGCGAGACGTTGAAGGATGCCGGCGGGCGCGGCGGCAGCGGCACGGCGAAGGTGGGGCGCACGCGCGCCACGCTGGTCGTGACCGAGCTGTCGCTGTCGCTGGTGCTCCTCGTCGGCGCGGGGCTGATGGTGAAGAGCTTCCTGCAGACGATGCAGGCCGACCTGGGCTTCGCCACGGAGAACCTGCTCACCTTCGACCTGGCGCCAACGGGCGCGCGGTACGCAACCGACAGCGCGCGCGCTGCCTTCCGCGCGGTCCTCGATGAACGGCTGCGCGCCATCCCGGGAGTGGCCGACGTGGGGACGATCGACCGCCAACTGGTGGCCGACTGCTGCAGGGAATCGCCGTACTACCCGGAGGGGAAGGAGTACCGCGAAGGCGGGGCGCCCTCCGCGAGTTTGCTGCGCGTGTCGCCGTCGTACCTCTCCACGCTGCGCGTCCCCGTGCGCCGCGGCCGCCCGATCGCGGAGGACGAGGCCCGCATCGACGCCCCGGTCGTGATGATCGACGAGATGCTCGCCCAGCGCGAATGGCCGGGGGAGTCGCCGATCGGCAAGCTGTTGGTCGTTGGGGCGCCGACGGCGGCGCCGCGCACGGTGATTGGCGTGGTGCCCAATCTGGTGACGCGCAGCGTGATGGATCGCCGTCGACCGCAACTCATCGTGCCGCTCCCGCCGGGCGCCGCGGGGTCGACCGGGATCGCGGTGCGCGGGATCGCCGATGCGGCGGCGCTGACCGCGGCGGTGCGCGCGGCGGTGACGTCGATCGACCCCGACCTCCCGCTGGCGCGCCTGGCCACGATGGACTTCGTGGTGCGTGACCGGATGTTCCAGCCGAGGGTGTTCGGGTCGATGTTTGCCGTGTTCGCGATCGCCGCGTTGCTGCTGGCGACCATCGGGCTGTACGGCGTGATGTCGTACCTCGTGGCGCAACGCACCCGGGAACTCGGGGTGCGCATCGCGCTCGGCGCCACCGCGGGTGATGTGATGCGCCTGGTGCTGCGCGGGGCGCTGCGACTGATCGGCATCGGCTTCGCGATCGGCATCCCGGCAGCGGTGGTGCTGTCGCAGCTCCTGCGCGGTGCGCTCTATCGCGTGAGCGCGACCGACCCCATCACGCTGATCGGTGTCTCGCTGACGCTCGGCGCCGTGGCGCTGCTCGCCAGCTGGATCCCGGCGCGACGGGCGACGCGCGTGGACCCGGTGCGCGCGCTGCGCGCCGATTGA
- a CDS encoding ABC transporter ATP-binding protein, producing the protein MTGIKKIFYTDEVETHALADIHLDIRPGEYVAINGPSGCGKTTLLSILGLLDTPTGGTYMLSSEDVSNLSAADRARIRNRQIGFIFQAFNLIGDLTVYENVELPLTYRGMGAAERKKRVHDALERVGMSHRVKHYPSQLSGGQQQRVAVARAVAGDPAILLADEPTGNLDSTNGEAVMELLRELHRGGATICMVTHDPRYARHADRSIHLFDGRVVDEMAGAPV; encoded by the coding sequence ATGACGGGGATCAAGAAGATCTTCTACACCGACGAGGTGGAGACGCATGCACTGGCCGACATCCACCTGGACATCCGTCCTGGCGAGTACGTCGCCATCAACGGCCCGTCGGGGTGCGGCAAGACGACGCTCCTCTCGATTCTCGGTCTCCTCGACACGCCAACCGGCGGGACGTACATGCTCTCCAGCGAGGACGTGTCCAACCTCTCGGCGGCCGACCGGGCGCGCATCCGCAACCGGCAGATCGGCTTCATCTTCCAGGCGTTCAACCTCATCGGCGACCTCACCGTCTACGAGAACGTCGAGCTGCCGCTGACGTATCGCGGAATGGGGGCGGCCGAGCGCAAGAAGCGCGTGCACGACGCGCTGGAGCGCGTGGGGATGTCGCATCGCGTGAAGCACTATCCGTCGCAGCTGTCGGGCGGCCAGCAGCAACGCGTGGCGGTGGCGCGCGCGGTGGCGGGCGACCCGGCGATCCTCCTGGCCGACGAGCCGACGGGGAACCTCGACTCGACGAACGGCGAGGCGGTGATGGAGCTGTTGCGTGAGCTGCATCGCGGCGGCGCGACGATCTGCATGGTGACGCACGATCCGCGCTACGCGCGCCACGCCGACCGGTCGATTCACCTGTTTGACGGGCGTGTGGTGGACGAGATGGCGGGGGCGCCGGTGTGA
- a CDS encoding HlyD family efflux transporter periplasmic adaptor subunit — MDIKRAPQKKTKRNLLIAGAVVAVVATTLALSNLEARPPGVSRSELWVDSVQRGTMIRQVRAPGTLVPENIRYVAAVTAGRVEARPLRPGSQVTASTVLLELSNPEVQLQALEAQRQLTQAEQDFVTLRTTLETNRLNQASQVAQIKTLRANALRDAGVFEGLDSKGLSSKNEVEKARDAVKELEDRLEFETKRLEILTGAMSEQLGKAKANVEQMRAVARFQQERVASMRVLSGLDGQLQTLPLELGQWVVPGQTLATVAQPGRLKAVLRVPETQAKDIVLGQKTAVDTRNGIINGKVMRVDPISTNGTVTVEVALEGELPKGARADLSVDGVIELERLDDVLYVGRPAYGQPEQAVGLFRIEADGKNATRISVKLGRASVSTIEVLQGLQTRDSVIISDMSRFDNVNRVRIER; from the coding sequence GTGGACATCAAGCGAGCACCACAGAAGAAGACCAAGCGCAACCTGCTCATCGCCGGCGCGGTCGTCGCCGTGGTGGCGACTACGTTGGCGCTGAGCAACCTGGAGGCGCGCCCCCCCGGCGTTTCGCGCAGTGAGTTGTGGGTCGACTCGGTGCAGCGCGGGACGATGATCCGGCAGGTGCGCGCGCCGGGAACGCTGGTGCCGGAGAACATCCGCTACGTGGCGGCGGTGACGGCGGGGCGTGTGGAAGCGCGCCCGTTGCGCCCGGGGTCGCAGGTGACCGCCAGCACCGTGCTGCTGGAGCTCTCCAACCCGGAAGTGCAGCTGCAGGCGCTCGAGGCGCAGCGGCAACTGACGCAAGCGGAGCAGGACTTCGTCACCTTGCGCACCACGCTGGAGACCAACCGTCTCAACCAGGCGTCGCAGGTGGCGCAGATCAAGACGCTGCGGGCCAACGCGCTGCGCGACGCGGGGGTCTTCGAGGGGCTCGACTCCAAGGGGCTGTCGTCGAAGAACGAGGTGGAGAAGGCGCGCGACGCGGTCAAGGAGCTGGAAGACCGACTCGAGTTCGAGACCAAGCGCCTGGAGATCCTCACCGGCGCGATGTCGGAGCAGCTGGGGAAGGCGAAGGCGAACGTGGAACAGATGCGTGCGGTGGCGCGCTTCCAGCAGGAGCGCGTGGCCTCCATGCGCGTGCTCTCCGGGCTGGACGGCCAGCTGCAAACGCTGCCGCTGGAGCTGGGGCAGTGGGTGGTGCCGGGACAGACGCTGGCCACCGTGGCACAGCCGGGGCGGCTCAAGGCGGTGCTGCGGGTTCCCGAGACGCAGGCAAAGGACATCGTGCTGGGGCAGAAGACGGCGGTCGACACGCGCAACGGGATCATCAACGGCAAGGTGATGCGCGTCGACCCGATCTCGACCAACGGGACGGTGACGGTGGAGGTCGCGCTCGAGGGAGAGCTTCCCAAGGGGGCGCGCGCCGACCTGTCGGTGGACGGGGTGATCGAGCTCGAACGGCTCGACGATGTGCTGTACGTGGGGCGCCCGGCGTACGGGCAACCGGAACAGGCGGTGGGGCTGTTCCGCATCGAGGCCGACGGCAAGAACGCCACGCGCATCAGCGTCAAGCTGGGGCGGGCGTCGGTGAGTACCATCGAGGTGCTGCAGGGCCTTCAGACGCGCGACAGCGTCATCATCTCCGACATGTCGCGTTTCGACAACGTCAACCGGGTGAGAATCGAGCGATGA
- a CDS encoding C40 family peptidase — protein sequence MPRFARLFALALTLTLVLSHDAFAQRSTRQKRVRRKPFAAFSESAQRLKDSLSIRMSEPHEVAALSTDMPLLTVSSLTAESAMRDSLLTVARSQIGARYRLGAQAPGKAFDCSGLIRYVMGALSFTLPRTAHEQSKFGREVARDTANLRPGDLLTFGTKRRITHIGIYAGDGKVIHASTSRRQVVETSLASLGPTLLRKWQSARRLITLADSTGDAQ from the coding sequence ATGCCCCGCTTCGCCAGACTGTTCGCGCTTGCCCTCACGCTGACGCTCGTGCTCTCGCACGACGCGTTCGCGCAGCGGAGCACGAGGCAGAAGCGGGTACGCCGGAAGCCGTTCGCCGCCTTCAGCGAGTCGGCGCAGCGCCTCAAGGATTCGCTCTCCATCCGCATGAGCGAGCCCCATGAAGTGGCGGCGCTCTCCACCGACATGCCGCTGCTCACCGTGTCGTCGCTCACCGCGGAATCGGCGATGCGCGACTCGCTCCTGACAGTGGCCAGGTCGCAGATCGGGGCGCGGTATCGGCTGGGGGCGCAGGCGCCGGGCAAGGCCTTCGACTGCAGCGGGTTGATTCGCTACGTGATGGGAGCGCTCTCGTTCACCCTCCCGCGCACCGCGCACGAGCAGTCGAAGTTTGGCCGCGAGGTGGCGCGCGACACGGCGAACCTGCGCCCGGGCGACCTGCTGACCTTCGGGACCAAGCGCCGCATCACCCACATCGGGATCTACGCGGGCGACGGCAAGGTGATCCACGCCAGCACGTCGCGGCGCCAGGTGGTGGAGACCTCGCTGGCCTCGCTGGGCCCCACCCTTCTGCGAAAGTGGCAGAGTGCGCGCCGACTGATCACGCTCGCCGACAGCACGGGGGACGCGCAGTAG
- the queD gene encoding 6-carboxytetrahydropterin synthase QueD gives MLVFKEFSFEAAHRLPNVPPEHKCARLHGHSFHVKVTVRGDVGAETGWVMDFADIKRAFSPIHDQLDHRYLNDVAGLENPTSEVLAKWIWRSLVPALPGLAEIQVRETCTSGCIYRGDQDAGS, from the coding sequence ATGCTCGTATTCAAGGAATTCAGCTTCGAGGCCGCGCATCGCCTCCCCAACGTTCCACCAGAACACAAGTGTGCGCGCCTGCACGGGCATTCATTCCATGTGAAGGTGACCGTGCGGGGCGACGTGGGCGCGGAAACGGGGTGGGTCATGGACTTCGCCGACATCAAGCGCGCATTCTCCCCGATCCACGACCAGCTCGATCACCGATATCTCAACGACGTCGCAGGGCTGGAGAATCCCACCAGCGAGGTCCTCGCGAAGTGGATCTGGCGCTCCCTTGTCCCCGCCCTTCCGGGGCTGGCCGAGATCCAGGTCCGGGAGACGTGTACGTCGGGGTGTATCTACCGCGGGGATCAGGACGCCGGCTCCTGA
- the queE gene encoding 7-carboxy-7-deazaguanine synthase, with the protein MMYTVKEIFYTLQGEGAHAGRPAVFCRFAGCNLWTGREADRESAACPFCDTDFVGVGPDGGKFATAQALADAVRKRWPAGGGGKPYVVCTGGEPLLQLDEEAVRALHAAGFEVAVETNGTQPAPPGLDWICVSPKGATELRLTAGNELKLVYPQADAPPERFEHYQFRHFSLQPMDGPQRAENTEAAIRYCLAHPQWHLSLQTHKTLGLR; encoded by the coding sequence CTGATGTACACGGTGAAGGAGATCTTCTACACGTTGCAGGGCGAAGGTGCGCACGCCGGGCGCCCCGCCGTCTTTTGCCGCTTTGCCGGGTGCAATCTGTGGACGGGGCGCGAGGCAGATCGGGAGTCGGCGGCGTGCCCGTTCTGCGACACCGATTTCGTGGGGGTGGGCCCCGACGGCGGCAAGTTCGCCACCGCCCAGGCACTCGCCGACGCGGTGCGCAAGCGCTGGCCAGCGGGGGGCGGCGGCAAGCCGTATGTGGTGTGCACGGGCGGAGAGCCGCTGTTGCAGCTGGACGAGGAAGCCGTGCGCGCCCTGCACGCCGCCGGCTTCGAGGTCGCGGTGGAGACCAACGGCACCCAACCCGCGCCGCCGGGGCTGGACTGGATCTGCGTCAGCCCCAAGGGCGCCACCGAGTTGCGCCTGACGGCCGGGAACGAACTCAAGCTCGTCTACCCGCAAGCGGACGCCCCCCCCGAACGGTTCGAGCACTACCAGTTCCGCCACTTCTCGCTCCAACCCATGGACGGCCCGCAGCGCGCCGAGAACACCGAAGCCGCCATCCGCTACTGCCTGGCTCACCCCCAGTGGCACCTGAGCCTGCAGACCCACAAGACTCTCGGCCTCCGGTAA
- the queC gene encoding 7-cyano-7-deazaguanine synthase QueC yields MPSQHPPPTRRAVLLLSGGLDSTTLLAVARHEGYAVHALSFRYGQRHGAEIAAAQHVARELGVAQHVIADIDLRMFGGSALTGDLAVPKDRPLDEPSNEIPVTYVPARNTIFLAFALAWAEVLEAGDIFIGVNALDYSGYPDCRPEYIAAFERMANLATRAGVEGTRPVTLRTPLMALTKREIITLGVSLGVDYGITTSCYDPAADGAACGHCDACLLRRRGFHEAGIRDPTRYAHDASSHTPDPLPPPVPRPPS; encoded by the coding sequence GTGCCTAGCCAACACCCCCCCCCCACGCGCCGTGCCGTGCTCCTCCTGAGCGGCGGCCTCGACTCCACGACGCTCCTCGCCGTTGCCCGGCACGAGGGGTATGCGGTGCATGCCCTCTCGTTTCGCTACGGCCAGCGCCATGGCGCCGAGATCGCGGCCGCCCAGCACGTGGCGCGCGAACTCGGCGTGGCGCAGCACGTGATTGCCGACATCGACCTGCGCATGTTCGGCGGCTCGGCGCTCACGGGCGACCTGGCGGTTCCCAAGGACCGTCCGCTGGACGAACCCTCGAACGAGATCCCGGTCACGTATGTCCCGGCGCGCAACACGATCTTCCTTGCGTTTGCCCTGGCGTGGGCCGAGGTGCTGGAGGCAGGCGACATCTTCATCGGGGTGAACGCACTGGACTACAGCGGCTATCCCGACTGCCGACCGGAGTACATCGCCGCCTTCGAGCGGATGGCGAACCTCGCCACGCGCGCCGGTGTGGAAGGGACGCGCCCGGTCACCCTCCGCACGCCGCTCATGGCGCTCACCAAGCGGGAGATCATCACGCTCGGCGTTTCGTTAGGCGTGGACTACGGGATCACGACGAGCTGCTACGATCCCGCAGCCGACGGCGCCGCCTGCGGCCATTGTGATGCCTGCCTGCTGAGGCGACGCGGCTTTCACGAAGCCGGCATCCGCGACCCCACGCGCTACGCGCACGACGCCTCCTCGCACACGCCGGACCCTCTCCCGCCCCCCGTCCCCCGTCCCCCGTCCTGA
- a CDS encoding methyl-accepting chemotaxis protein — protein sequence MIERVVRFQSIRQRLLVSFGLLVALFCAAGFAGRAAIMRMSGVIGETLETVQQDAQFSARLSGAVTQELAAAQRYLETRDSSAQADFRRLARDAHSAQRAMNLQHGQSAREMSLVAAIDARLSALEVRYARAHRLADLGRRDAAALEGSRARAGIDSLLSDVRQLASLKSRGVDAASLKLRRDAEQRATWVVIIMAIAVVLGLIVVFSTVTWIARPLRQLAQQARALSAGDFANRVDGELPGEFRELADAMNMTSASLSRVVSVTTNTADDVAHSARDLANVSEQISASANQMASSMTEISTGAESQVRQLRAIDDALRAIRTNADDVVLSADELTALAAAIEETARAKRLEIARSLGILTTVRETVRDAASEVDALKVTAEDINKLVASVGRIAEQTDLLALNAAIEAARAGEAGRGFGVVADEVRKLAEQAQAAADDVVRLTRVVTAQVGATTRAMEVGVSQVEEIEGVSRNVDAALDSITESAGRTRSAAGGAAEKAERNAVIVATAARSVQSVARTAEGYAAAAQQVSASTQEQSAACEQMSSASTQLLQGSMQLRELVGALRADAA from the coding sequence ATGATCGAACGCGTGGTGCGCTTCCAGAGCATTCGCCAGCGCCTGCTTGTCTCGTTTGGACTGCTCGTGGCGCTCTTCTGTGCCGCGGGGTTCGCCGGTCGCGCCGCCATCATGCGCATGTCAGGAGTGATTGGCGAAACGCTGGAGACGGTGCAGCAGGACGCGCAGTTCTCGGCGCGACTGTCCGGGGCGGTGACGCAGGAGCTGGCGGCGGCGCAGCGCTATCTCGAGACGCGCGACTCGTCGGCGCAGGCGGACTTCCGTCGCCTCGCGCGCGACGCGCACAGCGCGCAACGCGCCATGAACCTCCAGCACGGACAGTCGGCGCGTGAGATGTCGCTCGTGGCGGCGATCGATGCGCGCCTGTCGGCACTCGAGGTGCGCTACGCACGTGCCCACCGCCTGGCCGATCTCGGCCGGCGCGACGCGGCTGCACTGGAAGGGAGTCGCGCCCGTGCCGGCATCGACTCGCTCCTGAGCGACGTGCGACAACTGGCCTCGCTCAAGTCGCGCGGCGTCGACGCCGCCTCGCTCAAGCTGCGCCGCGACGCGGAACAGCGCGCCACCTGGGTCGTGATCATCATGGCCATCGCCGTGGTGTTGGGGCTCATCGTGGTCTTCAGCACGGTGACGTGGATCGCGCGACCGCTGCGGCAACTGGCGCAACAGGCGCGCGCGCTGAGCGCCGGCGACTTCGCCAATCGCGTGGATGGCGAGCTTCCGGGCGAGTTTCGCGAGCTGGCCGACGCGATGAACATGACGTCGGCCTCGCTGTCACGCGTGGTCTCGGTGACGACGAACACGGCCGACGACGTGGCGCACTCGGCGCGCGACCTTGCCAATGTGTCGGAGCAGATCTCCGCCTCGGCCAACCAGATGGCGTCGTCGATGACGGAGATCTCGACGGGCGCCGAGAGCCAGGTGCGGCAGCTGCGCGCCATCGACGATGCGTTGCGCGCCATCCGCACCAACGCCGACGACGTGGTGTTGAGCGCCGACGAGCTGACGGCGCTGGCGGCGGCGATCGAGGAGACGGCGCGCGCCAAGCGCCTCGAGATCGCGCGCTCGTTAGGGATCCTGACGACGGTGCGGGAAACGGTGCGGGACGCGGCCTCGGAAGTCGACGCGCTCAAGGTGACGGCCGAGGACATCAACAAGCTCGTGGCCTCGGTGGGGCGCATTGCCGAGCAGACCGACCTGCTGGCGCTCAACGCCGCCATCGAGGCGGCGCGCGCGGGCGAGGCGGGGCGCGGTTTTGGCGTCGTGGCCGACGAGGTGCGCAAGCTGGCCGAGCAGGCGCAAGCCGCGGCCGACGACGTGGTGCGCCTCACGCGCGTGGTGACGGCGCAGGTGGGGGCCACGACGCGCGCGATGGAGGTCGGCGTTTCGCAGGTGGAAGAGATCGAGGGAGTATCGCGCAACGTGGACGCCGCGCTCGACAGCATCACCGAATCCGCGGGGCGCACGCGTTCGGCGGCGGGTGGTGCGGCCGAGAAGGCAGAGCGGAACGCCGTCATCGTCGCCACCGCGGCGCGCAGCGTCCAATCGGTCGCGCGAACGGCAGAGGGCTACGCCGCGGCGGCGCAGCAGGTCAGCGCCTCGACGCAGGAGCAGAGCGCGGCGTGCGAGCAGATGAGCTCCGCCTCTACGCAGTTGTTGCAGGGAAGCATGCAGCTGCGCGAGCTGGTGGGGGCGCTGCGCGCCGACGCCGCTTGA
- a CDS encoding ABC transporter substrate-binding protein codes for MTACRPAGEAVVIAAAGNWDAAYGEMNKRGIELALELVNQEGGVRGHPLRVVMRNDKGDGTRAVAIAAEFVNDPQVLAVVGHVNSGTMIAAARVYDEGLAAVSTTASTPDLSGVSPWVFRVITSDSVNGLDLARHASARGFTRAAVLYENNAYGRGLAESFERNFRGTIVGSDPIPTEGDGDFEPFVAWIAGRTPDVVFVAGTEASGLSILREARRQGVTSAFFGSDGWTGVVRDTALAEGVFVGAPFSSRDPRPEVQQFTATFRRRYGMDPDGNAALAYDATRLVARALADGGASRAAVRDWLASRTSETAYSGVTGPISFQSTGDVVGKGYVMTRVRRGALVLDGGRGE; via the coding sequence GTGACCGCCTGCCGCCCCGCGGGCGAGGCGGTGGTCATTGCGGCTGCCGGTAACTGGGACGCCGCCTACGGCGAGATGAACAAGCGCGGAATCGAGCTCGCACTCGAACTCGTCAACCAGGAAGGCGGCGTGCGCGGACATCCGCTGCGCGTCGTGATGCGCAACGACAAGGGCGACGGGACTCGCGCCGTGGCCATCGCCGCCGAGTTCGTGAACGACCCGCAGGTGCTCGCCGTGGTGGGACACGTGAACTCGGGGACGATGATCGCTGCCGCGCGTGTGTACGACGAAGGGCTCGCCGCGGTCTCCACCACCGCCTCCACTCCCGACCTCTCCGGCGTCTCGCCGTGGGTCTTCCGCGTGATCACCAGCGACTCGGTGAACGGGCTCGATCTCGCGCGGCACGCCAGCGCTCGCGGCTTTACGCGCGCCGCGGTGTTGTATGAGAACAATGCCTACGGGCGCGGGCTCGCCGAGTCGTTCGAGCGCAACTTTCGCGGAACCATTGTCGGCAGCGACCCGATTCCCACCGAAGGCGATGGCGACTTTGAACCGTTTGTCGCCTGGATCGCCGGGCGCACGCCCGATGTAGTCTTCGTCGCCGGCACCGAGGCTTCGGGGCTCTCGATCCTGCGCGAGGCGCGCCGCCAGGGCGTCACCTCGGCGTTCTTCGGAAGCGACGGGTGGACCGGCGTGGTGCGCGACACGGCACTCGCCGAGGGGGTCTTTGTCGGCGCCCCCTTCTCCTCGCGCGATCCGCGCCCCGAGGTGCAGCAGTTCACCGCGACCTTTCGCCGGCGCTACGGGATGGACCCCGACGGCAACGCCGCGCTCGCCTACGACGCCACCCGCCTCGTGGCCCGCGCGCTGGCCGACGGTGGCGCATCGCGCGCCGCCGTGCGCGACTGGCTCGCGTCGCGCACCAGCGAGACCGCCTATTCCGGCGTCACCGGCCCCATCTCGTTCCAATCAACCGGCGATGTGGTGGGCAAGGGCTACGTCATGACGCGCGTGCGCCGCGGCGCCCTCGTGCTCGACGGAGGGCGCGGCGAATGA
- a CDS encoding agmatine deiminase family protein, translated as MSTSQERLPNSATPFRMPAEWERHTATWIAWPHHEPDWPGKLEPIPWVYAEIVRALHRFERVEILCHDEQVREDARARLEAHACDPSGYRLHVVPNDRVWLRDSAPTAVHDAQGKVHLANWQFNAWAKYDNYAQDALVGAAVASITGLPRFEPMRPDGAGRVVLEGGAIETNGAGLFMVTEECLLSPIQERNPGLTREGYEQVFRDVLGVRETVWLGEGCVGDDTHGHVDDIARFVDEFTVLLAYEGDPADENHLRSSDNLRRLSLAAKGELRVVTLPYPRAVIMDGQRLPASYANFYVANGIVLVPTFNDANDRVALNIIAECFPDRQVVGIHSVDLVWGLGTLHCLSQQEPAPAR; from the coding sequence ATGTCGACCTCGCAAGAGCGCCTCCCGAACTCCGCGACGCCGTTCCGCATGCCGGCGGAGTGGGAGCGCCACACGGCAACGTGGATCGCGTGGCCGCACCACGAGCCGGATTGGCCGGGCAAGCTCGAGCCCATTCCGTGGGTCTACGCGGAGATCGTGCGCGCGCTGCACCGGTTTGAACGGGTCGAGATCCTCTGTCACGACGAGCAGGTGCGTGAGGATGCGCGCGCCCGGCTGGAAGCGCACGCCTGCGACCCGTCGGGGTACCGGCTGCACGTGGTGCCTAACGACCGCGTCTGGCTGCGCGACTCGGCGCCCACCGCGGTGCACGACGCACAGGGAAAGGTCCACCTCGCCAACTGGCAGTTCAACGCGTGGGCCAAGTACGACAACTACGCGCAGGATGCCCTCGTCGGCGCGGCCGTCGCATCGATCACCGGGCTCCCGCGCTTCGAACCCATGCGCCCGGACGGTGCTGGCCGCGTTGTGCTGGAGGGCGGGGCCATCGAGACCAACGGCGCCGGGTTGTTCATGGTCACCGAGGAGTGCCTCCTGTCGCCCATCCAGGAACGCAACCCGGGGCTCACGCGCGAGGGGTACGAGCAGGTCTTCCGCGACGTGTTGGGCGTGCGGGAGACCGTCTGGTTAGGCGAGGGGTGCGTGGGCGACGACACGCACGGGCACGTGGACGACATTGCGCGGTTTGTCGACGAGTTCACCGTGCTGCTGGCGTACGAGGGCGATCCGGCCGACGAGAACCACCTGCGGTCGTCCGACAACCTGCGGCGCCTCTCACTGGCGGCGAAGGGCGAGCTGCGCGTCGTCACGCTCCCCTATCCACGCGCCGTCATCATGGACGGCCAGCGCCTCCCGGCCAGCTACGCCAACTTCTACGTCGCCAACGGCATCGTGCTCGTCCCCACGTTCAACGACGCCAACGACCGCGTGGCGCTGAACATCATCGCCGAGTGCTTCCCCGACCGACAGGTCGTGGGGATCCATTCGGTCGACCTGGTGTGGGGCCTCGGCACGCTGCACTGCCTGTCCCAGCAGGAGCCGGCGCCGGCGCGCTGA